The following proteins are encoded in a genomic region of Nicotiana sylvestris chromosome 4, ASM39365v2, whole genome shotgun sequence:
- the LOC104239093 gene encoding UDP-glucuronate:xylan alpha-glucuronosyltransferase 2-like isoform X2 yields the protein MKAVLEERLVVNIEAKAEKKMVKREKPSFLNEMGRGMKIGMVNMEGEDISEWKVHGQIIKVKFEKVSKLLEWKELFPEWIDEEEEMDGTECPEIPMPDFNSYSYMDMIVVKLPCKYPEEGWGRDVYRLQVNLVAANLAVKRGKRGWNNGNKMKVVFLSKCRPMVEMFRCDELKKREGNWWYYEPDMDKLTQKVSLPVGSCTLALPLWGKEINEVYDISNIESSTKISRREAYATVLHSSETYVCGAITLAQSLLRTGTKRDLILLLDRSISKPKRAALIKAGWKLRFIKRIRNPKAEKNTYNEYNYSKFRLWQLTDYEKIIFIDADIIVQRNIDLLFHFPQMTATGNDASIFNSGIMVIEPSNCTFNMFMQRTKEIISYNGGDQGFLNEVFVWWHRLPRRVNFLKNFWSNNSNEVSVKNQLFGADPPKVYAIHYLGLKPWVCYRDYDCNWDIGDQRVYASDVAHRTWWKLHDSMDKSLQKCCMLTKQRKIELEWDRKLAGKMGFKDEHWRINVTDPRKFT from the exons ATGAAAGCAGTATTAGAAGAAAGGTTGGTGGTGAATATTGAGGCAAAGGCAGAGAAGAAGATGGTGAAGCGCGAAAAGCCAAGTTTTTTAAATGAAATGGGGAGAGGAATGAAAATAGGAATGGTGAATATGGAAGGGGAAGATATTAGTGAATGGAAAGTCCACGGACAGATAATAAAAGTAAAATTCGAGAAAGTTTCAAAATTGTTAGAATGGAAAGAGTTATTTCCAGAGtggatagatgaagaagaagaaatggatggaacAGAATGTCCAGAAATACCAATGCCAGATTTTAATAGCTATAGTTATATGGACATGATAGTAGTGAAATTGCCATGCAAATATCCAGAAGAAGGGTGGGGAAGAGATGTTTATAGGCTACAAGTTAATCTTGTGGCAGCAAATTTGGCTgtgaaaagaggaaaaagaggtTGGAATAATGGGAATAAGATGAAAGTTGTGTTCTTGAGTAAGTGTAGACCTATGGTGGAAATGTTTAGATGTGATGAGTTAAAGAAAAGGGAAGGAAATTGGTGGTATTATGAGCCAGATATGGATAAATTGACGCAAAAAGTTTCATTGCCAGTTGGTTCTTGTACTTTGGCTTTGCCTCTCTGGGGAAAAG AAATCAACGAGGTCTATGATATTTCCAACATTGAAAGCagtacaaaaatatcaagaagagaAGCCTACGCCACAGTTCTCCATTCCTCAGAAACATACGTTTGTGGTGCAATTACCTTAGCTCAGAGTCTTCTCCGAACCGGAACCAAACGTGACCTTATCCTTCTTCTGGACCGGAGTATCTCCAAGCCCAAACGAGCCGCCCTCATTAAAGCCGGTTGGAAACTCCGGTTCATCAAGAGGATAAGAAACCCTAAAGCTGAGAAAAACACATACAATGAATACAATTATAGCAAATTCAGGTTATGGCAACTAACTGACTATGAAAAGATCATCTTCATTGATGCTGACATCATCGTTCAACGTAACATCGACCTTCTTTTCCATTTTCCTCAAATGACAGCTACAG GTAATGATGCGTCAATCTTCAATTCAGGAATAATGGTGATCGAGCCATCAAATTGCACGTTCAACATGTTCATGCAACGTACAAAGGAGATTATATCGTATAACGGAGGTGACCAAGGTTTCCTTAATGAAGTGTTCGTATGGTGGCATAGGTTGCCTCGAAGGGttaattttttgaagaatttttggTCAAATAATTCTAACGAGGTCAGTGTTAAGAACCAATTATTCGGGGCAGATCCTCCAAAAGTGTACGCCATACATTATCTAGGGTTAAAGCCATGGGTATGTTATAGGGACTACGATTGTAACTGGGACATAGGAGATCAGCGTGTTTATGCTAGTGATGTCGCGCATCGAACATGGTGGAAACTCCATGACTCCATGGATAAGAGTTTACAGAAATGTTGTATGTTGACAAAGCAAAGGAAAATTGAGTTAGAATGGGATAGGAAGTTGGCTGGAAAAATGGGATTTAAAGATGAACATTGGAGGATTAATGTTACGGATCCTAGAAAATTCACTTGA
- the LOC104239093 gene encoding UDP-glucuronate:xylan alpha-glucuronosyltransferase 2-like isoform X1, producing the protein MMIMKTLPSKALIIKINLVFLACFLVAYGALLLRPSTSVYHEYAASLVCSLRECHHKGEGGIKMKAVLEERLVVNIEAKAEKKMVKREKPSFLNEMGRGMKIGMVNMEGEDISEWKVHGQIIKVKFEKVSKLLEWKELFPEWIDEEEEMDGTECPEIPMPDFNSYSYMDMIVVKLPCKYPEEGWGRDVYRLQVNLVAANLAVKRGKRGWNNGNKMKVVFLSKCRPMVEMFRCDELKKREGNWWYYEPDMDKLTQKVSLPVGSCTLALPLWGKEINEVYDISNIESSTKISRREAYATVLHSSETYVCGAITLAQSLLRTGTKRDLILLLDRSISKPKRAALIKAGWKLRFIKRIRNPKAEKNTYNEYNYSKFRLWQLTDYEKIIFIDADIIVQRNIDLLFHFPQMTATGNDASIFNSGIMVIEPSNCTFNMFMQRTKEIISYNGGDQGFLNEVFVWWHRLPRRVNFLKNFWSNNSNEVSVKNQLFGADPPKVYAIHYLGLKPWVCYRDYDCNWDIGDQRVYASDVAHRTWWKLHDSMDKSLQKCCMLTKQRKIELEWDRKLAGKMGFKDEHWRINVTDPRKFT; encoded by the exons ATGATGATTATGAAAACACTTCCTTCTAAAGCATTGATCATCAAAATCAACTTAGTTTTCTTGGCTTGCTTCTTAGTTGCTTATGGTGCTCTTCTTCTCCGGCCATCAACTTCTGTTTATCATGAATATGCAGCATCCCTTGTATGCTCATTGCGCGAATGCCATCATAAG GGGGAAGGTGGAATAAAGATGAAAGCAGTATTAGAAGAAAGGTTGGTGGTGAATATTGAGGCAAAGGCAGAGAAGAAGATGGTGAAGCGCGAAAAGCCAAGTTTTTTAAATGAAATGGGGAGAGGAATGAAAATAGGAATGGTGAATATGGAAGGGGAAGATATTAGTGAATGGAAAGTCCACGGACAGATAATAAAAGTAAAATTCGAGAAAGTTTCAAAATTGTTAGAATGGAAAGAGTTATTTCCAGAGtggatagatgaagaagaagaaatggatggaacAGAATGTCCAGAAATACCAATGCCAGATTTTAATAGCTATAGTTATATGGACATGATAGTAGTGAAATTGCCATGCAAATATCCAGAAGAAGGGTGGGGAAGAGATGTTTATAGGCTACAAGTTAATCTTGTGGCAGCAAATTTGGCTgtgaaaagaggaaaaagaggtTGGAATAATGGGAATAAGATGAAAGTTGTGTTCTTGAGTAAGTGTAGACCTATGGTGGAAATGTTTAGATGTGATGAGTTAAAGAAAAGGGAAGGAAATTGGTGGTATTATGAGCCAGATATGGATAAATTGACGCAAAAAGTTTCATTGCCAGTTGGTTCTTGTACTTTGGCTTTGCCTCTCTGGGGAAAAG AAATCAACGAGGTCTATGATATTTCCAACATTGAAAGCagtacaaaaatatcaagaagagaAGCCTACGCCACAGTTCTCCATTCCTCAGAAACATACGTTTGTGGTGCAATTACCTTAGCTCAGAGTCTTCTCCGAACCGGAACCAAACGTGACCTTATCCTTCTTCTGGACCGGAGTATCTCCAAGCCCAAACGAGCCGCCCTCATTAAAGCCGGTTGGAAACTCCGGTTCATCAAGAGGATAAGAAACCCTAAAGCTGAGAAAAACACATACAATGAATACAATTATAGCAAATTCAGGTTATGGCAACTAACTGACTATGAAAAGATCATCTTCATTGATGCTGACATCATCGTTCAACGTAACATCGACCTTCTTTTCCATTTTCCTCAAATGACAGCTACAG GTAATGATGCGTCAATCTTCAATTCAGGAATAATGGTGATCGAGCCATCAAATTGCACGTTCAACATGTTCATGCAACGTACAAAGGAGATTATATCGTATAACGGAGGTGACCAAGGTTTCCTTAATGAAGTGTTCGTATGGTGGCATAGGTTGCCTCGAAGGGttaattttttgaagaatttttggTCAAATAATTCTAACGAGGTCAGTGTTAAGAACCAATTATTCGGGGCAGATCCTCCAAAAGTGTACGCCATACATTATCTAGGGTTAAAGCCATGGGTATGTTATAGGGACTACGATTGTAACTGGGACATAGGAGATCAGCGTGTTTATGCTAGTGATGTCGCGCATCGAACATGGTGGAAACTCCATGACTCCATGGATAAGAGTTTACAGAAATGTTGTATGTTGACAAAGCAAAGGAAAATTGAGTTAGAATGGGATAGGAAGTTGGCTGGAAAAATGGGATTTAAAGATGAACATTGGAGGATTAATGTTACGGATCCTAGAAAATTCACTTGA